The Ostrinia nubilalis chromosome 17, ilOstNubi1.1, whole genome shotgun sequence genome contains a region encoding:
- the LOC135079684 gene encoding uncharacterized protein LOC135079684 → MHSIRQQVIKNPLKYFRILNNLQKKHNLYPSPVYYYATSIDIDAFTSDLIERFKDRQAITVTNLQNISIRHFMDDSNKIKDVSKMSIEDVQNLILHLMSKNKDSQVDQILKDCLTAQMFIGEPTLKLLFRHYSGLGRTDMVEMLQTYCLKGDRILYKRHGQYLHYLAKAQCMKGNSDKGLSILKQCYENNTQLRSRYRIIFKELIHDSVMNRSEASLVIFRKYIFEFSERFSDHYPLVCFWHSCWSSSWFSDQMLADELLESSKTLRGIIQDRSTAFSITILREDYNEDAVLRLLQKLLKFEMMDAYVKVLQVLFNFKLRQRDIRGCAEIMRNCEVLGVKLPSDQQGRYIKMLIHGISPIESKPADKPTSKNFKLKF, encoded by the exons ATGCATTCAATAAGGCAGCAAGTGATTAAAAATCCTCTAAAATACTTTCGAATTCTTAACAATCTTCAAAAGAAGCATAACTTATATCCCAGTCCTGTGTATTACTACGCTACAAGTATAGACATCGATGCTTTTACCAGTGACTTGATTGAAAGGTTTAAAGATAGACAAGCCATTACAGTAACTAATTTGCAGAATATTTCTATACGTCACTTCATGGATGATAGCAACAAGATTAAAGATGTGTCCAAAATGTCCATTGAAGATGTTCAAAATCTAATTTTGCATCTCATGTCCAAGAATAAAGATAGCCAAGTAGATCAGATACTGAAAGATTGTCTTACGGCACAAATGTTTATCGGAGAGCCAACGCTAAAGTTGTTATTCAGACATTACAGTGGATTGGGCAGGACGGACATGGTAGAAATGTTACAAACATATTGCTTGAAAGGTGACAGAATATTGTACAAAAGACATGGCCAATATTTGCATTATCTAGCCAAGGCGCAATGTATGAAAGGCAATTCTGATAAAGGTTTGTCAATACTGAAGCAGTGTTACGAAAACAACACACAGTTACGAAGTCGCTATCGAATAATTTTTAAGGAATTGATACACGATTCTGTTATGAATAGATCGGAAGCGTCGCTAGTAATTTTTAGGAAATACATATTTGAATTCAGTGAAAGGTTTAGTGATCATTATCCGTTAGTGTGCTTTTGGCATAGTTGTTGGTCAAGTAGTTGGTTTTCTGACCAAATGTTAGCTGATGAGTTATTAGAATCATCTAAGACCCTTCGAGGTATAATACAAGACAG ATCAACGGCATTCAGTATTACCATACTTCGAGAAGATTATAACGAAGATGCTGTTCTACGGCTACTCCAGAAGCTGCTGAAGTTTGAAATGATGGACGCTTATGTCAAAGTGCTGCAAGTCCTATTTAACTTTAAGT TGAGACAACGCGATATACGGGGCTGTGCAGAAATCATGAGAAACTGTGAAGTTCTCGGTGTGAAACTACCCTCAGACCAGCAAGGCAGGTACATAAAGATGCTCATTCACGGCATATCGCCTATAGAATCGAAGCCGGCTGACAAACCGACCTCTAAAAACTTCAAACTTAAGTTCTAG